ATTGATGAGAACAGCAACACCGTTACTTTTGCTGATGTCGCAGGTTGCGATGAGGCGAAAGAGGAAGTCTTTGAGTTGGTCGACTTCTTAAAGGATCCGCAAAAGTTTCAAAAGCTCGGCGGCCGCATTCCCCACGGCGTATTGCTCGTAGGCCCTCCAGGTACTGGTAAGACTCTGTTGGCACGTGCTATTGCAGGCGAAGCTAAAGTTCCTTTCTTCTCGATTTCAGGTTCTGATTTCGTGGAGATGTTTGTTGGTGTTGGTGCATCCCGTGTACGCGATATGTTCGAGAACGCCAAGAAGAATTCTCCTTGCATCATCTTTATTGATGAGATTGATGCGGTTGGTCGACATCGTGGTGCTGGTATGGGTGGCGGCAATGATGAGCGCGAACAAACCTTAAACCAAATGCTTGTTGAGATGGATGGTTTTGAAAGTAATAGCGGTGTGATCGTTGTTGCTGCAACGAACCGTTCCGATGTACTAGACAAAGCGCTATTGCGCCCAGGTCGTTTTGACCGTCAAGTACATGTTGGATTGCCAGACATTCGTGGTCGCGAGCAAATCTTGCAAGTACACATGCGTAAAGTTCCTATCGATCCTGATGTCAATGCTGCTGTATTGGCACGTGGCACACCTGGCTTCTCGGGTGCAGACTTGGCGAACTTAGTCAATGAGGCAGCCTTGTTTGCTGCACGCCGTAATAAGCGCTCAGTCGATATGAAAGACTTTGAAGACGCCAAAGACAAGATCTACATGGGTCCTGAGCGTAAGTCTGCGGTCATGCGTGAGGAAGAGCGTCGCAATACGGCCTATCACGAGTCTGGTCATGCAGTTGTTGCAAAAGTATTGCCTAAAGCTGATCCAGTCCATAAGGTGACCATCATGCCGCGCGGTATGGCTCTGGGTGTGACATGGCAGCTACCAGAATTTGATCGCGTCAATCTCTATAAAGATCGTATGTTGGAAGAGTTGGCGATTTTGTTCGGCGGTCGCGCCGCAGAAGAAGTCTTCTTACACTCCATGAGTACTGGTGCATCAAACGACTTTGAGCGAGCTACCAAAATGGCACGAGATATGGTGACGCGTTACGGTATGAGCGATAGCTTAGGCACGATGGTCTATGTTGATACAGAATCAGAAAGTATCTTTGGCCGCAATAGCACCAAGACGGTTTCTGAATTGACTCAACAAAAGGTTGATGCAGAGATTCGGATGCTGATTGATAGTCAATATGCATTGGCTAAATCAATCTTGGAGCAAAATCGCGACAAGGTTGAGGCTATGGTTGCCGCATTGCTTGAATGGGAAACCATCGATGCTGAGCAAATTAATGACATCATGGAAGGCCGTCCACCGCGCGCACCTAAGCCACCACCTGCAACCCAGTTTGGTAACTCTGCTGGTACACCCGGACCGGCGGCAGGTAGTGCTCCAGCCACGGCTTAAGTATTCGGCTTAATGGCTAAGATAGGCATTCAAGTGATGCCCACAACATGGCGTTGTGGGCGTTTTCTTTTTGACTTTAGTAAACGTAAGCGCCCCATCGTCATGGGCATTCTGAATGCCACACCAGACTCCTTCTCAGACGGTGGCCAATTTAGAAGCGCAAAAGATGCAATTGCACAAGCAGAGATCATGATCAAGAGTGGGGTTGATCTTATTGATATAGGCGGCGAGTCTACGAGACCCGGAGCTGAACCTGTATCTCTGCATGAAGAATTAGATCGCGTATTGCCAGTGATTGAGGGATTAAAAGATTGTGGTGTTCCGCTATCAATCGATACCTACAAAGCAGAAACGATGCGCCAAGCTCTCACGGCTGGCGTGGATTGCGTAAATGATATCTGGGCACTCAGACAAGAGGGTGCTATGAGTGCAGTTCTTGAGAGTAACAAGTGCGGCATTGTATTAATGCACATGCAGCGTGACCCAGTGACAATGCAATTTAACCCTGAATACCAAGATGTCGTTGCAGAAGTTAAACAGTTTCTAAAAGAGCGTGCCGATCTATTAATCGGTAAAGGTATTGACCACAACCGTATTACGATTGATCCTGGGTTTGGTTTTGGTAAGAGCCTTGAACATAACCTGAATATGCTCACTAAATTCCAGAGTTTCTCAGAACTGGGTTATCCAGTTTTAGCAGGCATATCCCGTAAATCAATGATAGGCAAAATTACCGGTAAAGATACGAACGAGCGTGTTGCGCCTAGTGTTGTGGCAGCCATTATGGCCGCAGATCGAGGCGCCAAGATTGTCAGGGTGCATGATGTGCCTGAGACTATCGATGCCTTTAAGCTTTGGGAGGCTGTAAATACCTAGACTTAGGACGCAAAACCTAAGATCCTAAGTTTTATAATCATATCCATGAAAAAACAATACTTTGGTACTGACGGCATCCGTGGTGAAGTAGGAACATTTCCGATCGTGCCTGATTTCATGACCCGTTTGGGTTATGCCGCCGGCATTGTATTGAGCAAGAATGCCAAAACAGGTGAGCGCTGCAAAGTATTAATCGGTAAAGATACACGGGTATCAGGTTATTTATTAGAAGCCGCTTTAGAAGCGGGCTTTGCTGCCGCCGGTGTTGATGTCATGTTATGCGGTCCGATTCCAACACCAGGAGTGGCCTATCTGACTAAAGCATTACGCTTGTCAGCAGGGATTGTGATCTCAGCATCACACAATCCCTATCAAGATAACGGTATTAAGTTTTTTTCCGCTAATGGCGATAAGTTAGACGATGCCTTTGAGCTTGCTATTGAAGCGGAGTTGGCAAAACCAATGGGTTGCGTTAACTCAAAAGAACTAGGTAAGGCTTTCCGCTTAGATGATGCAGCAGGTCGTTATATTGAATTTTGTAAATCGACATTTCCAGGTGAGCTCAATCTCAAAGGATTAAAACTGGTTGTTGATTGTGCCAATGGTGCTGCCTATCACACAGCCCCTCATGTATTTCATGAGCTTGGTGCAGAAGTCGTCTCAATTGGTGTTAATCCAGACGGGCGCAATATTAATGACGGTTGTGGTGCCACAGCCCCAGCAGCTCTGATCGCTAAAGTTAAGGCAGAGAAAGCGGATTTAGGAATTGCCTTAGATGGCGATGCAGATCGTCTTCAAATGGTGGATGCAACAGGTCGCTTATTTAATGGAGATGAGCTTCTATATGTCTTAGCTAAAGATCGCTTAGAGCGCGGTCAGAAGTTGGGTGGTGCTGTTGGTACCCTCATGACTAACTTAGCAGTTGAGCACGCCATCAAAGGATTGGGAATTGGTTTTGAGCGTGCCAATGTTGGTGATCGATATGTGCTTGAGCTACTGAAGCAAAAAGGCTGGATTCTGGGTGGAGAAGGGTCGGGCCATTTGCTTTGTTTGGATCAGCACTCCACAGGTGATGGCACCATCGCAGCACTTCAAGTCTTAGCAGCTATGAGTCAGAATAAGAAGAGCTTGGCCCAATTACTTGATTCAGTAAAGATCTTCCCGCAAGTACTTTTGAATGTGAAATTTAAACCTGGTTACGACTGGAAGGCAGACGAAACTCTCAATAAGCAGATTTCCAAAGTTGAGTACGAGCTCAAGGATATTGGCAGGGTGCTCATTCGTGCTTCTGGTACTGAACCACTCCTTAGGGTAATGGTTGAGACTAAAGACGCTGATCTGGCCATGAGCAGCGCCAAGAGTATTGCGGATTTAGTTCCTACGGCATAAATTTCCAAGTACAGTTCACTATAAGTTATTGATTTAATTAATAAATATTGATTATGACAAAGATGTCATAAAACCGTCATAGTCAATCCGTATCGTCCTAATATCGCAATGTTGCGTTATTCCCATCAAAGGACCGATTACATGAAATCTTTCTTGAAAAAAGCTCTAGTCATTAGCGCTATTTCACTTGCTCCTGCAGCTTTTGCAGTGGACATGACAGGTGCTGGCGCGACATTCCCATACCCAATTTACGCAAAGTGGGCTGAGGCCTATAAGGCAAAGACTGGTTCTAACTTGAACTATCAATCTATTGGTTCTTCTGGTGGCATTAAGCAAATCAAAGCAAAAACGGTTGATTTCGGTGCAACTGACAATCCAGTGAAATTCTCAGACCTCGAAGCTGATGGCATGGTTCAGTTTCCAGCCATTATTGGCGGTGTAGTTCCTGTGATTAACGTTGACGGTGTTAAACCTGGTGAGATTAAGTTGGATGGTCCAACATTGGCTGACATTTTCCAAGGCGTCATCTCTGATTGGGGTGATAAGCGTATTGCGATCATGAATCCCGGTGTGAAGATTCCTAGTGGCCCAATTACAGTAGTCGTTCGTGCTGATGGCTCTGGTACTACTGCGATTTTCACTGATTACCTTGCTAAGACAAGCACTTTATTCAAGGACGCTGTTGGTTCTGGTGCTTCTGTAAAGTGGCCAGCTGCCTCTACAGTAGGCGGTAAGGGTAATGAGGGTGTTGCTGCTAACGTTACTCGCGTGAAGAATTCGGTTGGTTATGTTGAGTATGCCTATGCCAAGAAAAACAAGATGACTTTCATATCTTTGAAGAACAAAGACGGTCAATATGTTGCTCCTGATGACTTAACTTTCGCAGCAGCTGCAGCAAGCACTGATTGGGCTGCAATTCCAGGCATGGGTACATTTATTACCAATGCTCCTGGTGCAAAATCATGGCCAATTACTGGTGCTTCATTCATCTTGATCTACAAGAACCCAGAAAATAAAGCAAACGTTGCTGAAGTCATTAAATTCTTTGACTTTGCATTCAAAGACGGCAAGAAGATGGCGGAAGAGTTGGACTATGTACCAATGCCTGACAAGACTACAGAGTTCATTCGTAAGAATGTATTCACCAAGATTGCGACTAAGTAATTTTGCAAATTAATAACTTTACTGTAATTATCAACAGCTCCACCAAGGTGGGGCTGTTTGAGTGTTTAAAGATGCTTAATTTATGATTGATAACGCCCAATCCCATTCGGCGCCAACGCCTCAGGCCCTCAGAATTGCTAAGTTACAGAGAGTTCAAGACTTCTTGTTTCATGCAATTACCCAGTTTTTTGCTTGTTCCGTATTAATTGCTTTGCTGGGGATCATTATTTCTTTGGTGATTAATGCTTGGCCTGCTTTGAGTACATTCGGCCTTGGCTTTTTCTTTACTCAAGAGTGGGATATCGTCAACGGTGAGTTTGGCGGCCTCATTGCTATCTACGGCACGCTAGTAACCTCAGTTATTGCTTTGCTGATCGCCGTTCCACTTAGTTTTGGTATTGCCGTTTTCTTAACAGAACTTTGTCCGGGCCCATTGCGTCGACCTTTGGGTACTGCAGTTGAGCTATTGGCCGCTGTTCCATCCATCATCTACGGTATGTTTGGCTTGTTTATTTTTGCACCATTGTTTGCTGATTACATTGAGCCAGCATTAGCTGCAACTTTAGGTAAGATTCCAGGTTTAGGCATTCTGTTCTCTGGAGCATTCAACGGCATTGGTGTTCTTTGCGCAGGCCTTATTCTGGCGATGATGATTCTACCTTTCATTGCCTCGGTGATGCGTGACGTATTCGAGATTGTTCCTCCAGTGCTTAAAGAGTCTGCCTATGGCATTGGTTGTACTACCTGGGAAGTGGTAAAAAATGTGGTTTTGCCATATACAAAAGCTGGTGTGATCGGTGGCGTCATGCTCGGCTTAGGGCGTGCACTTGGCGAAACCATGGCAGTTACCTTTGTTATTGGCAATTCACAACGTTTGTCTGCCTCCTTATTCGCACCAGGTACATCCATTGCTTCCACTCTAGCCAATGAGTTTGGAGAGGCAGAAGCTGGAAACCATTTATCTTCCTTGTTCGCCCTTGGTCTTGCACTATTCATCATTACCTTCGTAGTTTTGGCATGTGCAAAATGGATGCTGAACAATATGGAAAAGAAGCAGGGCCTTAAATCATGAACAAGGCTACCAATATCAACCCTGAAGTATTTGCTCGTCGCAAACGAGCAAACAAAATTGGCCTAACCTTATCCATGTTTGCCATGGGTCTGGGGATGATCTTTTTACTATGGATCCTCAGTGTTCTAGTGATTAAAGGTTTTTCTTCCATCAACCTTGATTTGTTTACACACAGCACTCCAGCGCCTGGTTCTGAAGGCGGTGGTTTAGCTAACGCAATCGTCGGTAGCTTAATGCTTATCGGTTGTTGTACTTTGATCAGCACACCAGTAGGCGTACTTGCTGGCCTGTATCTATCTGAGTATGGCGATCGCAGCAAAGTTGCCGCTATCACCCGTTTTGTAACTGACATCATGCTTTCAGCTCCATCAATCGTGATTGGCTTGTTTGTCTATGCATTTGTAGTGGCTCAAGTAAGGCACTTCTCAGGCTGGGCAGGCACTATTGCACTGGCTCTCATCGCCATACCTGTTGTTGTGAGAACAACCGAGAACATGCTGCGCTTAGTCCCTGGAAGCCTCCGCGAGGCTGCATATGCGCTAGGAACACCAAAGTGGAAAGTAGCATTCATGATTACTCTGCGTGCTGCACAAAGTGGTGTGATGACTGGCATCTTGCTAGCACTTGCGCGTGTCAGTGGCGAAACAGCACCGTTATTGTTTACTGCACTAAATAATCAATTTTTCTCTACTAATATGAATGCTCCAATGGCTAATTTGCCAGTGGTGATCTTTCAATTTGCAATGAGTCCTTATGACAATTGGGTAGATCTTGCTTGGGGTGGTGCTTTGCTAATTACATTTGCAGTACTTGGATTAAATATCCTTGCTCGTGTGGTATTCCGAGATAAGGTGCAGGGATGATGAGTAATATGAGAACAATGTTTGACTTAAATGAGATTGATAGTCAAGGGGGTAGAGTGGATACGTTAAACCAAGAACCGCAAAATGCGGCAGTGAACGCAATTGAGGTTCGTAATTTGAATTTTTACTACGGTGCATTCCAAGGCCTAAAGAAAATCAATCTGGATATTGAGCAAGGCAAGGTAACGGCATTTATTGGACCTTCGGGCTGCGGAAAGTCAACCCTATTGCGCACACTCAATCGCATGTATGACCTATATCCAGGTCAACGCGCTGAAGGTGAGATTAATTTTTATGGACAGAATATCTTAGAGCCAGGACAAGACTTAAACCTATTGCGCTCCCGTATTGGTATGGTTTTTCAGAAACCAACGCCATTCCCAATGTCGATATATGAAAACATCGCCTTTGGTGTTCGTCTATACGAAAAGCTCTCTCGCTCTGAAATGGATGAGCGTGTAGAGTGGGCGCTCAATAAAGCTGCTTTATGGAATGAAGTGAAAGATAAGCTTAACCAAAGCGGTTTGTCACTATCTGGTGGTCAGCAACAGCGTCTCTGTATCGCCCGCGGCGTAGCCGTGAAGCCCTCTGTAATCTTGTTGGATGAGCCAACATCTGCCTTGGATCCAATCTCTACCGGAAAGGTAGAAGAATTGATTCATGAGCTTAAAGAAGATTACACAATCGCAATCGTGACTCATAATATGCAACAAGCAGCACGTGTTTCTGACTATACGGCCTATATGTACTTAGGTAGCTTAATTGAGTATGGCAAAACCGATGAAATATTCATCAAGCCAAAGCGCAAAGAAACAGAAGATTACATAACCGGCCGATTCGGTTAATTGGAGACATACATGCCAGATAAGCACCTATCATCACAATTCGACGCAGATCTCAATTCCCTGTCCAGCCGTTTACTTGAAATGGGTGGATTAGTAGAATCGCAAATTGCTACTGCTATGCGTGCATTTACGCAAATGGATCTCGATACCTGCAATGTAGTCATTGAAAACGAAAAGCTTGTTAATGACTTAGAGATTCAAATTGATTCCGCCTGCACCGAATTAATTGCACGTAGACAGCCTACTGCCAGGGATTTACGCCTTGTCATGGCCGTGTCTAAAGCCATTACCAACCTTGAGCGTGCTGGTGATGAAGCGGAGAGGGTCGCTAAGCGCACTAAACGTTTAATTGAATCTGGTTTGCCTCATAACATTAACGTTGCCGAAATACGCTTATCCGGTCAGATGGCTATTTCTTTGCTCCGTCGTAGCTTGGATGCATTTGCTCGCCTAGATACAATTGCAGCAGCTGACGTGGTTCAAGAGGACCGTCAAATTGATGAGGAGTTTAGGGGCTTTGTACGAAAACTTATCACGTACATGTCCGAAGATCCACACATGATTAGTACTGGCCTAGATATGCTAACGATCGCGAAAGCAATCGAGCGTATCGGAGATCATGCCAAAAATATTGCAGAGTTTGTGATCTATATTGCCAAGGGATCTGATGTTCGTCATATCCCCCATGAAGATTTAGTTCGCGAAGCTAATAGACAATAACGGAACCTTCAGCCATGACTCACCGCATACTCATAGTTGAGGATGAGCCATCAATTGCAGAATTGATTGCGATTAATCTATCTCATGCAGGATATGAGGTCGAAAAGGCAATGCAAACTGATCTAGCCATAAGTATGATGAAAGATCAGTTGCCAAGTTTGATTATCTTAGACTGGATGCTTCCTGGAAAATCTGGTGTGCAGTTTGCAAAAGAGTTGCGCTCAAATGACAGGACTAAAGCATTACCTATCCTGATGCTCACTGCCAAAAGTGAAGAATCTGATAAGGTATTGGGGTTAGATTCTGGTGCTGATGACTATGTAACTAAGCCTTTTTCACCAAAAGAGCTTGTGGCCAGAGTAAGGGCAATACTTCGTAGACAGGCCCCAATTGAGGATACTGGTCCACTCACCGTTGGACCTCTTAAATTGGATCCCAGTTCACACCGTGTTGTGGCTGTATGGCCTAGCATTGATCCCAAACCGATTGCTCTTGGCCCTACGGAATTTCGTTTATTACAATTCTTTATGGCCAATCCTGAACGCGTTCATTCACGTGGCAATTTATTGGATAAAGTATGGGGAAATGAAGTCTATATCGAAGAAAGAACAGTAGACGTCCATATTAAGCGCTTGAGGGCTGCACTTGCTCCTTATGAGTGTGACCGCTATATTGAAACTGTACGTGGTAGCGGGTATCGCATTACCAAGACCCCGACTGAATCCTAAGCAGCAATCTATCGTTTTTTATATTAATCTCCATGAATTTCTGGAGATGCTCTAATATTGCCTCATGTTATCTGTGCTAACCCGCTTTTTTGTCATTATTTGTATGGCCTTTATTGCCGCATTTGTTGTATTGACATTCTGGGGTGTGGAATTCGCTATTGCCGCTGGAATCTCTGTACTTGCTATACCGCTTGTTTACGCATATATTAATTTAGCTAGGCTTCGAAAATATATCCTAGCCGATACCGTTGAAAATATGCCCTTACCAAGTGGATTCTGGGAGGAGGTATTCTTTAGGCTTCAGCGACTTGTTAGAAACTTAAAACAACGCATTCGCAGTATTGAACAACAACACGATCACTTCATAGAAGCATTTCAAGCATCACCAAATGGCATTGTGATGCTTGATGATAACGATCAGATCGAATGGTGTAATGCTATTGCAGAGCGTTTTTTTGGGTTGATATTCAAACGTGATGTGATGCAAAGAATTAATTTTTTAATTCGCCGTCCAGAGTTTGTGCAATACCTGAATAAACGCATATTTGATGAACCATTGCTCTTGGAGCGAATGGGGACTGATGGCTCGCTAACTTTAATGTTGCAAGCATTTCCATTTGGCCAAAAACGTCATCTATTGCTAATTCAAGACGTAACTGATTTACAAAATGCAGATGCTATGCGACGTGATTTCGTCGCCAATGTATCTCATGAGATGCGTACTCCAATCACTGTATTGATGGGTTTTCTTGAAACCGTGCAATCTCTTGAGCTTCAGAAAGATCAGCAAGATCAATATTTTGATTTAATGATGGCGCAAGCCCAAAGAATGAAGAGCCTTGTGGAGGATCTCCTGACCTTGGCCAATTTGGAGTCCAATGCCTTGCCAGCCTCCAACACAGTCGTAAAGGTTGAAACTTTAATGGCATTAATTAAAAATGATGCTGAAGCACTCTCGCAAGGAAAACATGCGCTTAGTTTTGACATTCTTTCGCCAATGAATTTACTTGGCGATGAAAGAGAAATTCTTTCCGCATTTAGCAATTTAGTGTCGAATGCAATTCGTTATACCCCTGAAGTTGGAGCTATTCATGTCTCATGGAATCAGAATGAACAGGGACAAGGGGAGTTTTCTGTAACTGACTCTGGCCCCGGCATAGCATCTGAACATCTGTCTAGACTAACTGAGCGTTTTTACCGTGTAGATAGAAGTAGATCTAGAGATACGGGTGGAACAGGTCTTGGTTTGGCTATAGTTAAACATATTGCCAACCGACATCAGGCTCAGTTGGTTATTGAGAGTACCCCAGGAAAAGGGAGCAAATTTCTTTTAAGATTTCCTCAAGACAGACTAGCAGCCTAATCTTTACTCTTTCTTCTTTTTCTTCTTCTTTTTGGATTCTTTTGGAAGTTTATCGGCTTTTCCATTGGCATATAGACACCAAACCTTAATTTCCTCAAATAGCTCTACAAGGTCATCATGGGGTAGGCTCTTTAAATCAACAAGCCCAATACTGCCGGATTCTTGTAGTTGCTTTACAGCATCTTCATATTGATATTTACTCATGATTATTAAACCATTGGATTAGATGATGACCAATCCTATCAAAGTAATATGACAAAGCAGAATTATTAGGCGATCTAAGGCTGTTAATCTTGGTCGCCAGTAACTTCTGAGGATCTTCTCACGCCTTTGAGCTTTGCAACAAGCCTCTCTAGGGGGCCTCCCATAATCAGAGTTACAAGGATAGCCCCAAGGCTGATGCCCCCAAGGGCAAATTGACCAGCGCCAAAAGCAGCGCCTATTAGTGCACAAGACCAAATACTTGCTGCAGTAGTAAGACCAAGGATTTTCTGCGATCTTTGCTCTCGGATAATGACGCCGGCTCCTAAGAATCCGAGGCCAGTAATTAATCCCTGTAATACTCTGCTAACCGACTGAGCGTCGTCTTGAACAAAGTCGCTGATAAGTAAAACTGCTGTAGCTGACCCAATGGAAACAAGAGAGTGAGTGCGAATGCCTGCTGATTTATGATGTAGCCACCTATTAAGCCCCAAAATGGCGCCAACTAAAAGTGCTAGGCTTAGCCGTAGGGTGATAGTCCCATATATGTCTAATTGCGTCATATAGATTCCCTTATTAGAACAGCAGTTAAAACCAAGTGTATATGAAGCCAGTCCATACCTTAACAATAGTGAAATATATACTGTGTAGGATGGTATAGATTAATTCCTTGGGCTTTGTATTCAATGACTCAGAATCTATACAAATATCTTTCATCAGTGCAAAAAAATGGCACGAACTACCGCTTACTGAGAATCAATGATTCAAAACGGCCATATAAGAAAGATCAGACGGCTGGTGCTGCGAATAATGCATTTGTGGTTGATGCCAAATACTCGCTTTGCCTTGATGATGTTATCTGAACAATAATGCACTACTTAACTTGACATGGTGGTAATCCTCTGGTGTCGGGTTAATATTGGTTAAAACCCAGTGAGGATATGAATGTCTGTTGAAGCAAAGCCAAAGTTCGCAACCCTAAGGTCAGTTGAATCCTTCGCAAATCCCCGCCCGAGTATTCAAAAGCGAATGGCAGATGGAAAGGCTTTGCGAAAAGTTGTAAGCCATATAGAGCAGGGTGTATACACGCCACCTAACCACAGAATTGATCCCATTACTATATTGGAGGACCAGGCAAAGACTCGAATAGGATCGCTTATCCCCATTCGTTACGAACGCATGCTGCAATCCCCTTTTGCCTTTTTTAGAGGTGGTGCTGCAATCATGGCCCAAGATCTTGCTAATCAGCCAATAACCAATATTACAGTTCAGTTATGTGGCGATATGCATGTCTCTAACTTTGGTTTTTTTGGCACAGCAGAACATCGTCTTATTTTTGGCATTAATGACTTTGATGAGACTCTGCCAGGAAGTTGGGAATGGGATATCAAGCGCCTAGTTGCTAGCGCCTTGATTGCTTCTGAGAGTATGGGTGGCGATAAATCTCTTGGGAAGATGCTTGTTTATCGTATAGCCTCTGAATATCAAAAGCGTATGGAGCAATACGCGAAGATGCCGTACTTGGATTTAGCGCAAGAATTTATTGGCGAAAAAGATGTACGTAAACATTTCAGCAAAGAGCATCAAAAAAAACTTGATGTTTACCTTAAGGAGACCAAGGGACAAGGGAATATTCAAGTACTCCAAAGCTTAACTACTTTGGTTGGCAAGAATCGCAAGATTATTAATAAGCCCCCACTAATTGAGCATTTTAAGAAGAATGCCTACGGTGTGCCATTAAAAAATCTCATTGATAAGGCGCTATTAAATTATTCCAGCACCTTACTAGCGGATCGTCAAATCTTATTTCAGCGCTACTCGCTAAAAGACTACGCCAGAAAAGTTGTTGGTATTGGAAGCGTGGGTACAAACTGCATGGTTCTTTATTTTGAAGGTGATAGTGAAAATGACCCCTTATTTTTGCAATACAAGGAAGCACAGAAATCAGTCCTAAGTCCTTATCTTGGCGAGTCAATATATCGGGATATGGGTCGACGCGTAGTAGCTGGCCAACATTTACTTCAAGGTGCCCCGGACATCTTCTTAAATTATGGAGCAGTTCAATACGATATCAATAAGAGTCAAGGCTTCTATTTGCGTCAATTGCGCGATATGAAGGGTGGAATTGGGGTTGGTGCCGGAGGTGTTTCTCTTAAAAACTTCCCTGACTATGCAAAACTATTTGGCTGGGCCTTAGCGCTTGGTCATGCCCGCTCGGGCGATGCAGCATTAATTGCTGGATACTGTGGACAGTCCAGGAGTCTTAATGATGCGCTTTATGGGTTTGCTAAATCCTATTCAAAACAAAATGCAAAGGACTTCGATGCGTTTTGCAAAGCGGTGAAAAGCGGAAAATTGAAGGTTTCGGGCAAGAAAGTGGGGCTAAAACGCTAACTAAAATTGAGTCATCAATTTGTCATTTTGTAGGCAGATAGTCTAATTAGACCTAATTTATCTTTACTTAAACTCATGAACGCATCCCGCTTAATAAGTGCTCTATTTCTCATATTTCAAGCATCAACCATAAGCTTAATTCAGGCAGCCACCATATATCCAATTGATCAGGCGTCTATTCTTGCTGGCTCAAAATTTGATATTAAGGTGGAATTTAATTCTGTCGT
Above is a genomic segment from Polynucleobacter wuianus containing:
- the pstB gene encoding phosphate ABC transporter ATP-binding protein PstB; protein product: MFDLNEIDSQGGRVDTLNQEPQNAAVNAIEVRNLNFYYGAFQGLKKINLDIEQGKVTAFIGPSGCGKSTLLRTLNRMYDLYPGQRAEGEINFYGQNILEPGQDLNLLRSRIGMVFQKPTPFPMSIYENIAFGVRLYEKLSRSEMDERVEWALNKAALWNEVKDKLNQSGLSLSGGQQQRLCIARGVAVKPSVILLDEPTSALDPISTGKVEELIHELKEDYTIAIVTHNMQQAARVSDYTAYMYLGSLIEYGKTDEIFIKPKRKETEDYITGRFG
- the phoU gene encoding phosphate signaling complex protein PhoU, which translates into the protein MPDKHLSSQFDADLNSLSSRLLEMGGLVESQIATAMRAFTQMDLDTCNVVIENEKLVNDLEIQIDSACTELIARRQPTARDLRLVMAVSKAITNLERAGDEAERVAKRTKRLIESGLPHNINVAEIRLSGQMAISLLRRSLDAFARLDTIAAADVVQEDRQIDEEFRGFVRKLITYMSEDPHMISTGLDMLTIAKAIERIGDHAKNIAEFVIYIAKGSDVRHIPHEDLVREANRQ
- the phoB gene encoding phosphate regulon transcriptional regulator PhoB; this encodes MTHRILIVEDEPSIAELIAINLSHAGYEVEKAMQTDLAISMMKDQLPSLIILDWMLPGKSGVQFAKELRSNDRTKALPILMLTAKSEESDKVLGLDSGADDYVTKPFSPKELVARVRAILRRQAPIEDTGPLTVGPLKLDPSSHRVVAVWPSIDPKPIALGPTEFRLLQFFMANPERVHSRGNLLDKVWGNEVYIEERTVDVHIKRLRAALAPYECDRYIETVRGSGYRITKTPTES
- the phoR gene encoding phosphate regulon sensor histidine kinase PhoR, with protein sequence MLSVLTRFFVIICMAFIAAFVVLTFWGVEFAIAAGISVLAIPLVYAYINLARLRKYILADTVENMPLPSGFWEEVFFRLQRLVRNLKQRIRSIEQQHDHFIEAFQASPNGIVMLDDNDQIEWCNAIAERFFGLIFKRDVMQRINFLIRRPEFVQYLNKRIFDEPLLLERMGTDGSLTLMLQAFPFGQKRHLLLIQDVTDLQNADAMRRDFVANVSHEMRTPITVLMGFLETVQSLELQKDQQDQYFDLMMAQAQRMKSLVEDLLTLANLESNALPASNTVVKVETLMALIKNDAEALSQGKHALSFDILSPMNLLGDEREILSAFSNLVSNAIRYTPEVGAIHVSWNQNEQGQGEFSVTDSGPGIASEHLSRLTERFYRVDRSRSRDTGGTGLGLAIVKHIANRHQAQLVIESTPGKGSKFLLRFPQDRLAA
- a CDS encoding MgtC/SapB family protein codes for the protein MTQLDIYGTITLRLSLALLVGAILGLNRWLHHKSAGIRTHSLVSIGSATAVLLISDFVQDDAQSVSRVLQGLITGLGFLGAGVIIREQRSQKILGLTTAASIWSCALIGAAFGAGQFALGGISLGAILVTLIMGGPLERLVAKLKGVRRSSEVTGDQD
- a CDS encoding DUF2252 domain-containing protein, which encodes MADGKALRKVVSHIEQGVYTPPNHRIDPITILEDQAKTRIGSLIPIRYERMLQSPFAFFRGGAAIMAQDLANQPITNITVQLCGDMHVSNFGFFGTAEHRLIFGINDFDETLPGSWEWDIKRLVASALIASESMGGDKSLGKMLVYRIASEYQKRMEQYAKMPYLDLAQEFIGEKDVRKHFSKEHQKKLDVYLKETKGQGNIQVLQSLTTLVGKNRKIINKPPLIEHFKKNAYGVPLKNLIDKALLNYSSTLLADRQILFQRYSLKDYARKVVGIGSVGTNCMVLYFEGDSENDPLFLQYKEAQKSVLSPYLGESIYRDMGRRVVAGQHLLQGAPDIFLNYGAVQYDINKSQGFYLRQLRDMKGGIGVGAGGVSLKNFPDYAKLFGWALALGHARSGDAALIAGYCGQSRSLNDALYGFAKSYSKQNAKDFDAFCKAVKSGKLKVSGKKVGLKR